From a region of the Tachypleus tridentatus isolate NWPU-2018 chromosome 1, ASM421037v1, whole genome shotgun sequence genome:
- the LOC143256047 gene encoding serine/threonine-protein kinase PAK 2-like isoform X1 codes for MSSLFFLFVFDVIATNGKHEIKKKKRYMFPVFPDFLDKCLEVDIKERHTASELLKHPFMELSDQCQLHNLP; via the exons ATGTCttctctttttttccttttt GTATTTGACGTTATAGCCACAAATGGGaagcatgaaattaaaaaaaaaaaaaggtatatgtTTCCAGTCTTCCCAGATTTCTTGGACAAATGTTTGGAAGTAGATATAAAGGAACGACACACAGCATCTGAACTCTTAAAG catCCTTTCATGGAACTATCAGACCAATGCCAACTTCACAATCTCCCATAA
- the LOC143256047 gene encoding serine/threonine-protein kinase PAK 2-like isoform X2: MHQTWVFDVIATNGKHEIKKKKRYMFPVFPDFLDKCLEVDIKERHTASELLKHPFMELSDQCQLHNLP, translated from the exons ATGCATCAAACCTGG GTATTTGACGTTATAGCCACAAATGGGaagcatgaaattaaaaaaaaaaaaaggtatatgtTTCCAGTCTTCCCAGATTTCTTGGACAAATGTTTGGAAGTAGATATAAAGGAACGACACACAGCATCTGAACTCTTAAAG catCCTTTCATGGAACTATCAGACCAATGCCAACTTCACAATCTCCCATAA